The following is a genomic window from Phalacrocorax carbo chromosome 19, bPhaCar2.1, whole genome shotgun sequence.
GCTAGAGCTCTGCTATAGGGAGGTTGAGGCCAAGAAATCTTTTTGCGTGGCAGTTTCTCATAACCATGTGTGacttgcagggaggaggggggggcgAAGCCTTTTGGTGACATCAATTTTAATCCACTAAAACATCAGCCTGTGCACATGACAGACCTGGTACAGTACACAGCTGTCCGATGGCTTCCAGCGCAGGGAGGAGCCTTCTTGcctcaggaaaattaaaaagctctGGCTACTTAGAGGGAGTGACGAAGGATTCTCAGGAGTGACTCTGGCCAGCTCCGAGCCCTGCATCTCTCTTGGCTTGCAGGAACCAGCGTTGTTCAAGGGAGCAAGGGGGAAGGAAGTTTTTAGAACACACCAAACCTGATTTCCTTTAATAGCCTTTCTTTAAAGGAACACTTAAATTGATAAATTTTTATGTTGGGACTGCATCCCTCCCTAGGACAGGTTATCTAGAGTTATGTCAAATGAAATAGCTCTtcttgtatatttatttttccagctggGCAGTAGAGTGATGTTTGCGCTTTACCCTCTATTTCACTTGTATATTCTTGTGTGCTAATGTAGTGCTGAAGCGATTGGTTTGCCAAGGCTGCACAGGAATAATATAATCTATAAATGGTTTCCACTGGCATAAAAAGCCAAGACTAGAAATGCTTTGCTGCAAGTCCATCTGGCTTAGCTGTTATTGTGGCAGGAGCCTTAGAATAGCATGAAATGAAATAGGTTTCAATAAGCAACTTTGAGCTCTCTGATtcagaggggaggggaagggataaGGTTGGCGTGGTAGAGGTTAGTGTCTAAAATGAGTAAAAGGCTGCAGGTTTGCTGCCAGCATCTGGGGAAACTTGAAAAGTTGGTCAGAGTGCTCTGGGCTTGAAATTGAACAAAAAGATGGCCAGGGTGGATCAGACCGAACGCGCCTCTGCCCCGGGCTTCTCTTGCCAGCAGTGGCCAAGGAGCAGAGCAAGGTTAAAGCACTGCATGGCCAATTAGCAGCTCAGTGACTCCCTGAGCTAACAGGGagtataaaaatattgctttaaaaaatatttttactttttccttcctgtgtgTAGTTGGTAGAGATTGttcctgtttttcagaggaagaaaaggaagcatgttAATGAAGTGTCTTGTGTGGAGTCCGCACCAAGAGGCAATTGCCTGCTCTCATGCCGGGCACCGCTCGCTCCGTGCCAGGCTCGGAGATTTGCTCCAGATAGAAACGTGGGGACGGAGCTTGCACACGCTGGGTGTCTTGGCAGAATGGCTCTGCATGCAGCTGCCACAGACTTCGGCTCTGTTTAACTGGCTGgccccttctcccttctccctttctcttcccttccttttctcactTGAAGGCGATGCGCTTCTTGATGCTGGCGAATCTATGAAGCGGTTGGCTGAAGTGAAGGACTCGCTGGATATTGAAgtcaaacaaaattttattgaTCCCCTCCAGAACCTGTGTGACAAAGACCTGAAAGAGATCCAGGTAAACACCACCATGTTTTTCCCTCCTCTAGTTTCTGGCCTCCCCTGGCTATAAGTGCATGTAACCGCTTGCTCTGTCACGGTGGGAACCAAGGACTCGCATAGGTACCGGCTCTGTTCCCCTGCACTGTGCGTGCTTTGTCTCTTCAGATTCACCAGTATTTTCCTCCCTGCTCAGTACCGCTGCTGCTACTGCTCCTGAGCAGCTCACAAGGCTGGATGCAGGTTTAAATGGTTCTTCGTTTACCGTGTTTTatggaggatgctgtgggagtaCATCCCAGCATGCGTTCTGGGCTTGCTGAATTTGGTTGTTTATGCTGCGAGCTCCCAGCCGTGTTACGTTTGGGCTGCCTGGCGTTAAACTCCAGAGTGTTCTCTACAGCTGTTGGCTCTATTCTGTTAGTAGCCTGGATCCTATAACACAACTTTCAAGCTACGAGCAAGCTTCCCCTGAGGTCTCTTATGCAGCATCTCAAGAAGGCCCTTCAGTGTCTCACCAGGGAGACGTGGAGCTTGGTAGCTCCCGTGTGCTACCACAGAGACAAGCCCATGCAAAGCACGGTCAGGTTTTGTAATAGGATCCATCCCAAGCTGTAACTCACAAGGCAGTTCTCTCGAGTGAATTTTCACTTACAGTGGTGTCCCGGATAAAATAACCACCAACTACTGTTTCAGTACTTACCTGTACTCCAATTCTGCAGGCTGCCATAGAGCTAATTTAAACAGCCCTTGCCCTAAGCAGTCAGGGGATGCAATGCCCAGAACCTGCATCCCAATTcctgatctccagagatccctgtCACTCCTGGGGAGCTGAAAGTAGCAGGCCAACTCTTCATCTGCCCAAAAGGCTTGCATGGGGAACAGACTCACACTGCTCCCTGCAGTGTGTTCCTCCAGCTCTCAGCTGGAAGAGGGTGAAATCATATCACCATTTCAAtttgttgagggttttttttcttagtaaaaagcccccagcagccacagcagtaaTCCTCTGCCAAATTGAGCTTGGACGGCCCGCTCCTCCCTGTCACCTCGCAGCAGCTTTGCCTTGCAGCTCTCGCGTCCTGCAGCCTCTCTGGAGTCTGGACAAAGGTGGGAGCCACAGAAGCGTGTGCTCTGAGATCAGGTTTTGGAGGCGAATGAACTTGGCCTGTAACTAGAACTGCCTTCCCAGCAGGAGAGCTTGGCTGCTCCCAGTCtctggcttttccttcttttccttaacTGTTCATAACCATCCTCTTCCCAGCACCATCTCAAGAAGCTGGAAGGCAGACGCTTGGACTTTGACTACAAGAAGAAACGACAGGGAAAAATCCCCGATGAGGAACTTCGACAGGCCATGGAGAAATTTGAAGAGTCCAAGGAAGTAGCAGAGACCAGTATGCATAACCTCCTAGAAACTGATGTGAGTGCACCGGGGAGCGCCGGCTCCTCTGCCCTGGGCTGAGAGCTGCCGGGTGGGCCGTGTGTTCCTGTGTGTACAAGGGTGGGATCTCTCAGGGGATGCAGAAGTTAGACACTAATTTCCGCCCTCGTTTTTGCAAGCGTGGTTTTGCTGTGGAATACCCAGATCTGAGTGCCTAGCACGTGGCTTGGTGGGCATCTTATTCTTTCTGTAGTCCCTCTTCCTGGTCCAGCTCTGGGCCAGATGAGAGGCTGTGGCTTGTACCAAAACAGGTCTCTTCTGAGCGTGCTGGTGGGAGTAAGTTTGGGCAGGTAATGCAGCTTACTTGGGAAGGATTTGAACAGCTAGtgaagcccagagagtggtagGAGGTGTCCTGTGTCCTGCTGAGTCTCAGCCAGTGCCTGAACTCTGGTGTCTGAAATCCCAAACCTTCTCCTCATGTCCCTGGAGAAGTTGCCCTTCGCACACCTTCCCCAGTACAGTCTCAGCTCCCGTGTGCAATGCAGCAGTCTCCTCTCAGCTGGGGAGAGCCATTCATCCCACCTTGGTGTGATTCTCGCAGATCGAGCAGGTGAGCCAGCTCTCAGCCTTGGTGGACGCCCAGCTGGACTACCACAGGCAGGCAGTGCAGATCCTGGATGAGCTTGCGGAAAAACTCAAACGCAGGTGAGTcccagggtgctgcaggcacTCTCCGTTTTCACAGCCACAAGCTCTCCCAGTGATACCTGTCTGTAAATACCCGGCCATCCTCTATCACCTGGCCTTAAAGCTGCTTCTTGCAATCACTAGAGCTTCAATCCAGACCTCCTTCAGGCTGGAGGGAGCCATGCCAGCTGCACAACTTGTCAGAATGTGCCAGTCATTGAAAGCATCTGAAACAAAAGCCCTGTGCTTGCACTGTGGGCAGCTGGTCTCTGCTGGGCTGAGCGCTGCCTGAACTGGGGTGTGCTGCTCCCCGGGGGGTGGAGTTCGATTTGGCAGGGGTGGAAAAAGAGGGCGAAACCCCCTTCAAGCCAGGGATCACAGCTCCTTGGACTGTGGGCACTGAGCATGGGAGTGTCCCCCAAGAAGTGCCTTTTGGCCAGACCCAGGATTGAGTCAGAAGCTACATCATGCTGTTGGTGCAGATGGCTCAGATGTCACGAGCTGGACATGCCTGGCACCCTGCGTCACCTGCAGCCACCTAGCCTAGAGTCCTTGTGCCATCAGCTTCAGTTGTGGATAAGGAGGGTACCTGGAGATTGGCCGTGGTTGTGGTCCAGAAAGGTCCATGTCAGGGGTTCCTAGTTGCTCTGAGGACCGGAAAGTGGATGCAGCGTGGTGGGGGTGATGTGGTGGCCACAGGCCCGTGGAAGAGCACGTAGATCACCTCATTAAAGGAAGGCATCTGTAAGCCCCCTGCCAGACCCCTCATTTTTCAGCAAGCCCTACTCTCCCTTCTGTCTGTGTGGTGGTCCCTGGTAGACCCTGCGCAAATGTGGCACTGCCATGTGTGCTCTGGAGTTCTGAGCCACATGAGCCTGTTGGTGAAAGGCAGATATATGTCTGgcatgcaggagcagggagagccGTGAAGTGCCTGgtcttgctgctctccctgcccctcctcgaGTGCCTGACCTTTGCAGCGGCCCCAGGGCACGTACGGCTGCTGCCAAGGTGCCAAGGACCACAGAGGTGCTGTTGAAATACCAAGCGAGCTGGTTCACACGACTGCCATGGCTTGCATGCTCGttgttcctgctgctctgtCTCACTGAGCAAGCATCTCCCCAAACCCTGgccaaggaaggagaggtggctCCGTTGCATCTGGGCCTTTGCTGTGGAGCTGGGGACATACATGCCTTCCTCAGCCTGGCGCGGGTGGCTTGGACAGAGCCCGGGCAGCCTCTCTGCTTCTCAGGGGATTTGGCGATGCTGCCCCGCTGTTCTTTCCTCATAGAAGAAACTGCTGAGTGGATCCCGAGTTTGGTTTGAATTAAGAAGAGCTGGGAGGATCCTGCCAAGTGTGAGCCTTCGAACTGTAGCACGAGTGTCCTCTGCTGGCCTGAATTGCCTGAGACACCTCCGTAGCAAAGCCTGGGCATGTGGCCCTCTCGAAGGGCCAGGTCCCAAACCCTGGGCAAGATCTATCTTCAAAACACCCCAGCACAGAGGGTTGTGCAGATTCTTGTCTACAAACCAGTTTGCTCCCCTGTGTAGCCACCAAGGAGAATAAATATCATGTTGATCTCATCATATTCTGTTTCATACTTCAATTTATCCacgtttcttttccttcttccagaaTGAGGGAGGCCTCCTCGCGCCCCAAGCGGGAATACAAGCCCAAACCCAGGGAGACATATGACTTCGGAGACACTGACCAATCTAATGGAGGCTTCTCTTGCAATCCTACCCCCAAAGTCTCAGGTAAAGTTGTCccgtgtgtgtgcacacaggtGCCTTGGAGCAGCCTCCTGGGCACGGAGGGGAACTACTCTGCCTGGAAATGATGTTTCTGGTGTGCTGGATGTGCCTGCACAGGCTCTGAAAAAGTCAGAAATGCCTCTAGACTCGGGCTGTTTTCTCTTGGGGCCCAGCAGCCTTCGTTACATTGGCTTTGGGATTGTCCCAGCGGGGTCTCCAGCCCAGGCCACTCGCCTGTAGTGCCCAGTCAGTGCCAGCAGtggcagacagaaaaaaagaagcatgtaTTCCTCCCTGTCTTCCATCATGCTGCATTCATCCCTCTCTGGTCCTGGCGAGGCAGGCACGTTTCTAACACAGCATGTGGGCTGCCCTTTTTCTCCTAACAGAGACCCTTCCTTTAggccctgcctttccctctctccagtTCACATTGTTTTAAGCATGTCTCTTTTTGTTTGGAAGcagcttcctcctctttccGATCCGACAAGTCGTCCCGGGCCTCCGTCAGGAGTATCCGTGAGTTTCCTCCCTCCGCAGTGCATGATGTGTGAccacctctccccacccctcctcGCTTCTCCTTCCATGGCACTGCTGCTTGGAGCTGCTAATACCTCCGTGCTGAGCCTGGCCAGCAGACCAGCCCAGCTAAGCTGAGCTAAGCCCCAAATTAAAACAGCCGTGCTATATTGGTATTTACCACACCAAAGGTGGGGATTTTGCTCACCCGTAGGAGTCGTAGCAGCTATCATCACACAGGCATGTCCTGCGTGAGGCCACAGGGATCAGATGCTCTTCCACGAGGTGTCAGACATCCCGAGGATGACCCATTCTTGTTATAAGCTTGGATCTCTCCCACTCCTGCTCGTGCTACCCGCCCCGTACCCCGCTGCTGAAGGCTGGGGGGAGCAGGTAGAGCCTGGGCACGCTAAGCGGGTTTTGTGGCCCCAGCTGGGCAGCAAGGAGGTTGTGACGGTGGGGTCTGCAGGTCAGCATTCCTGCTGATGGAACCCGGGGGGTCCTGCTGGGGCCCTGAGGCCAGGCTGCGTCTGTGGCTCGGAGGCGTTGCAGTGGGGAAAGCTTGCGGTGgtgcagcagtggggcaggaggaCTTGAGGAGCCTGGTGTAGGGGAAGTGCTGTGGTGGTGGGACCAGCCTGGCATTTTGGGAAGTTGTCTCAAAAACGTGAACCTGCTTGGCTGCCGCTTTTGGTGTTTTCTGAACTCTCTTAATGCTGGGTCCTTTCTTGCTGGGGATGTTCAGCAGACCAGATGTGCTGGCTGCCATCCGTGCCatttccccctgccctggctggaAGAGCTCTAggtgcagagctgtgcaggcTCTGGAGCAACAGGGAGGGGAACGGGGGCCCTGCAGACCCTGGGGGCCTGTATTAGCTCGTTCCCTTTTCAGTAGGATCCCTACAGCTGCAAAGCTGAGTGCTTGCCCATCCCAAAACATTAGTGCATAGACAGAGCAAGCAGCATCTTTCCCTGCTATAAAAATATCCCCTTTGCAGTCAAGAGGTCTGATGCTTAAATCATGGAGCTGAGATGTGGGAGACTTCagttttctccccatttttttgggggggcctCGCACACATCACCGAGCTGCTAATTGACTTGAACccctctgcccagggaggcagtcgCAGTCCTTTCCCACCCATCACCCTCGGGGTGACCTCTCTAAAGGGACCTCCAGGGTCCTCCTCCACCCCGTACTGACACCTAGCCCCACTGTTGACTAACTGGTGAACTGCACGGTGGCTCCTCTCGTCTCTGGAGGAATAATGTGGCTTTTCTAATCTAATTTGGGGGTCATCCAGGCAGGAACAAGCAGCACGGTGCTGAAAGTGGGAGTCTGCTTTGGGAGAAGCCCACAAAGGACATGGTTGCAGCAAGATGGCAGAGGAACTAGTGAGCTGAAAGCCAGTGAGGAGTTTAAACTGAGTTAATGCTTTACCATCGTGGGGGCAAAGTGAAGGGCCAGCTTCTCCCCGGCAGGGCAGAGCCGGCTCGTGAAACCAGTTGTGTAAGATCTGGCAGAGCTGACGATCCCGCGCTGTGTCCGCATCTGGTGTGGCAGGAATCCCCAGCattggcagagctgggggcttGGGGAAGGAGGTGTGCAGGGGGTCCAGCTGACCTCTCCCCCCTCCGcctctccccgcagcccccctggATCAGCCCTGCTGCAAGGCTCTCTACGACTTTGAACCCGAAAACGACGGCGAGCTGGGCTTCAAGGAAGGTGACATCATCACCCTGACCAACCAGATCGACGAAAACTGGTATGAGGGCATGATCAATGGCCAGTCGGGCTTCTTCCCCCTCAACTATGTGGAAGTGCTGGTTCCGCTACCTCAGTGAAACGGCATCGCTCCTGTCCCCCCTCTGTGCTCATGCGGGGCCGAGCCTCCATTCCACCTCCATCCTGACACTGGCCCTCTCCGGCGGCAGGGCCATACgaagcagcccccagcctcaCCGAGGGGCAAGACCTTtgaccctccccaccccattGAACACTACCCCTCTCCCCACGGATGCCCAGCCTCCTTACAGTCCAACACCAATGTGGGACCCCAGCCCTCCCCGCTCCTGGGGGCTCAGGGGAGGGATGCCGTGACACAGCAACACTACACCCCCCCATCAAACACTAAGCCAGCCCCACGGTGCGGGTGCTGAGCCCTGCCTGGGGCTCTGTGCCATCCCTCTCTGCCCCAAGGGGACGGAGCAGGGATGTCCCCTGCCCGCTGTTAGCCCTCTGCACGCTCCCTGCAGAGCTTGACTCCAAAGGGGGTGGCTGCTCACTTCTGCCCTTGATTTTAAGTAGTATAAGCCAGGTTGCTTCTGGACCTTGGGCTTTTCCTACTACACGCTCTACCAAGTCCATCAGAGCTGGGGAAAAATTTGAGGGGGGTGAAACTGAACGACAGCCCAATTCACAGGGTCTACCCATGGCAGGTTGTGGCTCCTTTCCCCCGAGGCTCTGCGCTTACTCCCCGCGGGGAGCCGTCAGCACCCCATGCTGCAGGGCCAGGGctcacagctgcagggctggagcctgGCCGATCCTCACGTGCCTTCCCCGcgcccccaccgctgccccgCAGCGACCCTCCTTGCAGGGCGAGCGTCGCGTCCCTCTGCCCCTGGGTTCGGTGGGAAAAGGTATCGTACATCTCGGTGTGGCTCCTGCCACCCCTTAGCCCTGGGCCTCCCTGTGCGTTCCTCATGGCGGGGGTCAGGATGGGGCCTGGCAGCGGCAGTGCTCACCCCATCTCTCACTTGACTCCATGGTTTTCCTTGCTAGAAAAGTGGTctcttctcccccttcctcAGCCTTGGCCGGGCTCCGGCACCTCTCCTCGGCTAGCACAGTCCCTGCCCGGCCAGGGGCCGAGCCCCAGCTTggccctgtccctgcagcacgtccctgtccctgctgctcctggctccTGTTACAGTTACACAGCCcctttttaatgattttaacCTTGCATGTCGGTGTATGTCCAATCCCCTGCCGCGCTGTGCTCCGAGCAGGCTGACCAGTGACCCTGGTCCCAGACAcggggggcacagggcagctccCCCTCGCTCCCAGCAGTGTAGGGAGCCCAAGGGaccagtgtccccagggctctcgcctctgtcccctccctggtTGGTACTGGGGTCACATCCTGGGAATGCTGGCTCCCGCTCAGGTGGATTGAAATACTTTTTGTAAGCTGGGACAACTTGCtagacctttttttttggtaatggTTTCTCCTGgtttttagggggaaaaaacgACGACCCACAAATCTTGACTTGTATCTCTGAATGAAagtattaaatgttttcttctttctaatgGCTGCATCCTCTCTGTGAGTGCGAGACTGGGCTTTGGGGGGGCCACGGCGGGATGGAGGAGTAGCCCCAGACAAATGTCCCCCTGATTCAGCCCCCAAAACCAGGCAGCTGGATGGTGCCTGCAGCCTGCGAGGCCACCGGCACCATCCCTTACCGCAGCACTAGCTGGATGTCCCCGCGCCAGCAGAGCCGCATGCTGGCCACCTCTCAGGAACTGCTCTTTAATCAACTACCACTTCCACAAACAACTTATAGCCGAGACACCCACCACCGCTACCACCACCCTCCCCTCCACCGCTGCCCGGGACACCCCAGCAGCCgctctggggcagggcaggagccggcggggggccgggaCCCCTCGGGCGAGCTCCCTGGAGCAACGCAGtgtccctgcagcactgccctgTGCCGGGTCTGGGTGAGCTCCTTGGGTgtgggggggctgctggggagccctggctgctggggaggcaCCTGGTCCGAGTCAAACGGGGGGCTCCTGGACCCTCAGCTGCTGAGCTTGAGGAGGCTGTAGATCTGCTCCAGGATGTGGGTGAAGCTCTGGTCTTTGGGGGTGTGGGAGGCCAGGGAGCCCTGAGGGGGGGGTGCAGCCCAGTTAATTAAAACAGTGGGGTTGCTGGAGCTGAAGCCCCAGCTAAAGCCCCCTCCCCATCCAGCACAGCAGAGGAAGCCCCCTCCTCACCTTCAGCTTGTCCAGGTAGGTCTGATCCTGACTCCACAGCTCTTGAAACTTCACCAG
Proteins encoded in this region:
- the SH3GL1 gene encoding endophilin-A2 isoform X1; translated protein: MSVAGLKKQFYKASQLVSEKVGGAEGTKLDDDFKEMEKKVDLTSKAVTEVLTRTIEYLQPNPASRAKLTMLNTMSKIRGQVKNPGYPQSEGLLGESMIRYGKELGEDSNFGDALLDAGESMKRLAEVKDSLDIEVKQNFIDPLQNLCDKDLKEIQHHLKKLEGRRLDFDYKKKRQGKIPDEELRQAMEKFEESKEVAETSMHNLLETDIEQVSQLSALVDAQLDYHRQAVQILDELAEKLKRRMREASSRPKREYKPKPRETYDFGDTDQSNGGFSCNPTPKVSAASSSFRSDKSSRASVRSIPPLDQPCCKALYDFEPENDGELGFKEGDIITLTNQIDENWYEGMINGQSGFFPLNYVEVLVPLPQ
- the SH3GL1 gene encoding endophilin-A2 isoform X2, with the protein product MSVAGLKKQFYKASQLVSEKVGGAEGTKLDDDFKEMEKKVDLTSKAVTEVLTRTIEYLQPNPASRAKLTMLNTMSKIRGQVKNPGYPQSEGLLGESMIRYGKELGEDSNFGDALLDAGESMKRLAEVKDSLDIEVKQNFIDPLQNLCDKDLKEIQHHLKKLEGRRLDFDYKKKRQGKIPDEELRQAMEKFEESKEVAETSMHNLLETDIEQVSQLSALVDAQLDYHRQAVQILDELAEKLKRRMREASSRPKREYKPKPRETYDFGDTDQSNGGFSCNPTPKVSASSSFRSDKSSRASVRSIPPLDQPCCKALYDFEPENDGELGFKEGDIITLTNQIDENWYEGMINGQSGFFPLNYVEVLVPLPQ
- the SH3GL1 gene encoding endophilin-A2 isoform X3, coding for MSVAGLKKQFYKASQLVSEKVGGAEGTKLDDDFKEMEKKVDLTSKAVTEVLTRTIEYLQPNPASRAKLTMLNTMSKIRGQVKNPGYPQSEGLLGESMIRYGKELGEDSNFGDALLDAGESMKRLAEVKDSLDIEVKQNFIDPLQNLCDKDLKEIQHHLKKLEGRRLDFDYKKKRQGKIPDEELRQAMEKFEESKEVAETSMHNLLETDIEQVSQLSALVDAQLDYHRQAVQILDELAEKLKRRMREASSRPKREYKPKPRETYDFGDTDQSNGGFSCNPTPKVSAPLDQPCCKALYDFEPENDGELGFKEGDIITLTNQIDENWYEGMINGQSGFFPLNYVEVLVPLPQ